The following proteins are co-located in the Mus pahari chromosome 14, PAHARI_EIJ_v1.1, whole genome shotgun sequence genome:
- the Ftsj3 gene encoding pre-rRNA 2'-O-ribose RNA methyltransferase FTSJ3, whose product MGKKGKVGKSRRDKFYHLAKETGYRSRSAFKLIQLNRRFQFLQKARALLDLCAAPGGWLQVAAKFMPVSSLIVGVDLVPIKPLPNVVTLQEDITTERCRQALRKELKTWKVDVVLNDGAPNVGASWVHDAYSQAHLTLMALRLACDFLARGGCFITKVFRSRDYQPLLWIFQQLFHRVQATKPQASRHESAEIFVVCQGFLAPDKVDAKFFDPKFAFKEVEVQAKTVTELVTKKKPKAEGYAEGDLTLYHRTSVTDFLRAANPVDFLSKASEISIDDEELAQHPATTEDIRACCQDIKVLGRKELRSLLNWRTKLRRYVAKKLKEQAKALDISLSSEEEEGGDEEESVAETKQASEEEDEKEEEEQLNRTLAEMKAQEVAELKRKKKKLLREQRKQRERVELKMDLPGVSIADEGETGMFSLRTIRGQQLLEEVTQGDMNAADTFLSDLPRDDIYVSDAEDDDDTSLESDLDPEELAGVGTHSDLKEQKCLRFAQVDDNKEEEGENPLLVPLEEKAVLQEEQASLWFSKDGFSGIEDDADEALEISQAQLLYKSRRKEQQPTDPPPPPTNLKTEKKSPQCQNEVPKETEAVLGTEAVTDPGGEERGNSSDSDSSSSEDEDSWKVSRGVKRSRGSKADEDGFEVVPIEDPVKYRILDPEGLALGAVIASSKKAKRDLIDNSFNRYAFNEEEGELPEWFAQEEKQHRIRQLPIDKKEVEHYRKRWREINARPIKKVAEAKARKKRRMLKKLEQTKKKAEAVVNTVDISEREKVAQLRSLYKKAGLGKEKRQVTYVVAKKGVGRKVRRPAGVRGHFKVVDSRMKKDQRAQQRKEQKKKHKRK is encoded by the exons ATGGGCAAGAAAGGCAAAGTAGGCAAGAGCCGGCGGGACAAGTTCTATCACTTGGCCAAGGAGACCG GTTATCGTTCGCGCTCTGCCTTCAAACTGATCCAGCTCAATCGCCGCTTTCAGTTTCTGCAGAAAGCCCGGGCCTTGCTGGACCTGTGTGCTGCGCCTGGCGGATG GCTGCAGGTGGCTGCCAAGTTTATGCCTGTATCCAGTCTTATTGTAG GAGTGGACCTGGTTCCAATCAAGCCTCTCCCCAATGTGGTGACTCTCCAGGAAGATATCACAACAGAACGCTGTAGGCAG GCCCTGAGGAAGGAGCTGAAGACCTGGAAAGTTGATGTTGTGCTCAATGATGGGGCTCCCAATGTGGGGGCTAGTTGGGTCCATGATGCTTATTCACAAG CTCACCTAACTCTGATGGCTCTACGTTTGGCTTGTGATTTTTTGGCCCGTGGTGGTTGTTTCATCACAAAAGTCTTTCGTTCCCGAGACTATCAGCCCCTGCTGTGGATCTTCCAGCAGCTGTTCCACCGTGTCCAGGCCACGAAGCCCCAGGCCTCTCGCCATGAATCTGCAGAAATCTTTGTAGTCTGTCAAG GATTCTTGGCTCCAGACAAGGTTGATGCTAAATTCTTCGATCCCAAGTTTGCCTTTAAGGAGGTTGAAGTTCAGGCTAAAACTGTTACTGAGTTGGTGACAAAGAAGAAGCCAAAG GCTGAAGGCTATGCCGAAGGTGACCTTACTCTTTATCACCGAACCTCAGTTACGGACTTCTTGCGAGCTGCCAATCCTGTTGACTTCCTCTCCAAGGCCAGCGAA ATCTCAATAGATGATGAAGAGTTGGCCCAGCACCCAGCTACAACTGAAGACATTAGAGCATGCTGTCAGGACATCAAAGTGCTGGGGCGAAAGGAACTTAG GTCTCTTCTGAATTGGAGAACAAAGCTTCGGCGATATGTggccaagaagctgaaagagcaAGCAAAGGCATTGGACATCAG CCTCagctcagaagaagaagaaggaggtgaTGAGGAAGAGTCAGTTGCTGAGACAAAGCAGGCTTCAGAGGAGGAAGacgagaaagaggaggaagaacagctTAATCGGACTCTGGCAGAGATGAAAGCCCAAGAAGTGGCAGAACTAAAGAG gaagaagaagaaattgcttCGTGAGCAGAGGAAGCAGCGGGAGCGTGTAGAGCTGAAGATGGATTTGCCTGGGGTTTCTATTGCAGATGAGGGGGAGACAGGCATGTTCTCCCTGCGAACCATCCGTGGTCAGCAG TTGTTAGAGGAAGTAACCCAAGGAGACATGAATGCTGCAGACACCTTTCTGTCTGATCTGCCAAGGGATGACATCTATGTGTCAGATGCTGAGGACGATGATGATACTTCTCTGGAAAGTGACCTGGATCCAGAAGAGCTGGCAGGAGTCGGGACACACTCCGATCTGAAGGAGCAGAAGTG CTTGCGGTTTGCTCAAGTAGATGacaataaagaagaagaaggagagaatccATTGTTGGTACCACTAGAAGAAAAGGCAGTGCTGCAGGAAGAGCAAGCTAGCCTGTGGTTCTCCAAG GACGGCTTCAGTGGGATAGAGGATGATGCTGACGAAGCCCTGGAGATCAGCCAGGCACAGCTGCTGTACAAGAGCCGTCGGAAGGAGCAGCAGCCAACAGATCCACCTCCACCACCTACTAACTTGAAGACTGAGAAGAAATCTCCCCAGTGCCAGAATGAGGTCCCTAAGGAGACAGAAGCCGTCTTGGGGACAGAGGCTGTCACTGACcctggaggggaggaaagaggcaaCAGCTCAGATAGTGACAGCAGCAGTAGTGAAGATGAAGATAG TTGGAAAGTATCCCGTGGTGTGAAGCGAAGCCGTGGTTCTAAGGCAGATGAGGATGGGTTTGAGGTGGTGCCTATTGAGGACCCAG TGAAATACCGAATTCTGGACCCTGAAGGCCTTGCTCTAGGTGCTGTTATTGCCTCTTCCAAAAAGGCAAAGAGAGACCTTATAGATAATTCATTCAACCG GTATGCTTTTaatgaagaggagggagaactTCCTGAGTGGTTCGCGCAGGAAGAGAAACAGCATCGGATACGCCAGCTGCCTATTGATAAGAAGGAAGTGGAACATTACCGAAAACGCTGGCGGGAAATCAATGCACGGCCCATCAAGAAAGTAGCTGAGGCCAAGGCCAGAAAGAAACGGAGG ATGCTGAAGAAGCTGGAGCAGACCAAAAAGAAGGCAGAAGCTGTGGTGAATACAGTGGACATCTCAGAACGAGAAAAAGTGGCACAGCTGCGAAG tcTCTACAAGAAGGCTGGACTTGGCAAGGAGAAACGCCAGGTGACCTATGTTGTAGCCAAAAAGGGTGTAGGCCGTAAGGTCCGGAGGCCAGCTGGAGTCAGAGGTCATTTCAAGGTAGTGGACTCTCGGATGAAGAAGGATCAGAGAGCACAGCAACgaaaggaacagaagaagaaacacaagcgAAAGTGA